In Ananas comosus cultivar F153 linkage group 14, ASM154086v1, whole genome shotgun sequence, the genomic stretch ATAATTTACCTACTCCAATCAGCTTCTTCGAGGTGAGATCCTATACAGAACAAAAATCAGGAAAAACTGTCACCAAACAATTTAGATTTGCGGTCAATTTtctaattgaaattaaattacacGTGAAACCGGGAACATAAagaatattttgtaaaattaaattcgGACCCAATTTTACCCATCCCGTCATCGTAACCCGAATCGTCCTCTCACTTGGGAGTTGTATGGGGTACGGCGCTTCTATTCTCTCAAGTTCGTCAAGATATTCTAGTCGTCCGGCCATATGCATTGAGGCTCCTGTGTCCAGTATCTAGCCCATGGTATCATTATGAGTGAAATTCTTACCCGACATTTGTTCGGTCGATCTCCTTTGATCATTCAAGAGTGCTAGAAGTTGTTGAAATTGTTCATTTGTGAAGCTTGGGGCTATTTGGGTTGAAtttcggtccgaatctgcagCTTGGGCCGACCAGGCAGTCATAATTAGACAAGTTGTCCACTGTTCTGGCGGCCTACCCGCATCACCCATTCCTCCTGCGTCGTGCCCGTCTCTTCTTCCTCAAGACCCACGTTTCTATTCCCCATTTTCTTGGTAATCATTTAGCTCCCAGCAACTCTCTCGGTAATGTCCAATCTTTTGACAATAGTCACGCTTTGGTCTGTAGCCTTGAGTCGGTTTCGTGCTCCTATTTCCGCTACTATTTGCAACGAAGGTCACCACATCAACTAGATCATCTTTTCCAGTGGTCACCATTCATTGACGCTCCTCTTGCGTGACCATTGAGTATGCTTTGCTCAAGGTCGATAGAGGATCAGCGTTGAGTATTTGTGAACGAATAGCATCAAAAACCTCGACATTTTGGCCCGTGAGAAACTGGTAGACTTTCTTCATTTTGTTCTTCTTAACGTAATCCCCGGCTGCAAGCGCATGTGCAAGCTGGCGTTCCGGAATAATCGTCAAGTTCATCCCATAGAGTCCAGTTTTGTATAATTACTCGCCACCATTAAGCCATCATGACGGAGAAGGCCAATCTCGGTTTAGAGTTGAAAAGCTCTTAGGGCGTTCCCTTGAGAGAGGCGATCCTTCAAGTCATCCCACATAGCTTTTGCACCTCCAGCATAAGCAACAATCCTTTGTGACGATTTGTTAAGAGAATTAAAGATCTAAGCAACGACCATTGAATTGCAAATCGTCCAGTAGCTTGTCTCGGGTGCATTGGTGTCCGGCGTCTTCAATGTCCCGTCAACAAACCCGAGCTTGTTCTTTGCCTGTAGGGCAGTCTTCATTGCCCTCACCCATGTTGAATAGTTGCCCCCAATAAAGGAGCAGGAAACTAGCAGGGTCCTTGGATTATCCGAGGAACTCAGCTGGTATGATGGCGGTATCTCTACCATCGTCTTCGGATTGACCATAATGAGTCGAGGTCTGAAATAGAAAAGTTGCTAGCTAGGGTTTTATTGATATCAGGATCGGTGCTTTGCtaccatgttaaataatatgaaacaacagttattctctaaaagcttaagttaatagaaaacggtgtttatatatttttatatttaacaagcaGCTCAGTGACTCCGAAATTTAATCGTGTTCGACAAAAAATATAGTGTAGAAAGGGAAAATATCCTAAGTTCACTGTACCAACTGTAATCAAACATTTTGAAATCTAATATTTAGTGGAGACTTTGCTCCAATCTCAAAAAAAGGAAGGCGTAGAATAGTATAATTCATTGAAGCAAAACACTTGAACATCATACCTTCCAGATGCGAAATCATGTTGAGGATGATTCTTTACTTGATGTTGAACATCAAGTAGAGCAACAAGCCATTGCCATCATCAGCATCATAgtcatctctttttcttcttcatcttaatcttcttcttctcaacaCATTGTTCCAGATTGAGGGCCCGTTTGGCCTAAattctgaaaaagtaatttctgcataattaattttaatttgaaaaagtgatttcagCTAAAAGTTGTTGAGCGTTTAGCTGAGGATagataaaaaatgatttttttgaaataattttatgaagctatttggcaaaaaaattttgatgtttgcataatataatatttttactaaatttaattttaaaataatttaaaatttgaattaaaatttaaaatttgtacaaaatttaaaatttgacattttaatttaaaaaaataaattttaaattttaaattttaaatttacaatttgaatttttaaagttagaaataaaatttcaatttaaagtgtaaaatctaaatttaaaatttgacatttaaaaatttaaaattttaaaaatttaaatttaaattcaaaaatcaaattttgaaatttgaaatttgaaatataaaaatttaaattttaaattttaaaatttaaaatttaaaatttaaaatttaaactttgaagatttaaaattttaaaaataaaatttacaaaatttaaaattttaaaatttacaatttaaaattgaattttaaaaaattgaaatttgtaatttgaaaaattaaaacatataattttaaatattaaattttaatttctaaatttttttaaaattatatcttaaattttaaatttgaaatataaaattttgaattttaaaatttaagatttaaaatttattgaaaatttaaaatttaaaatttaatatctaaatttaaattttaaatttaatgttgaaatttaaaaattgaaaaattgaatttaaaattaaatttatatttaaattgtgaattcaaaattaaaataaaaatgtgaagtttgagtccaaaatcaaaatcagatttCAAAAAGTAGGATTTAGCTGCTTCTGATTTTCGACTTCGAAAATCAAAAAactgaatttaaaaaatagaatcgGATATTGAAATCGAggttgccaaacgctctattaagccgaaaattacttttgagcccaaaaatcacttttcaaaagcTAGACCAAACAACCCTTCAGAGGGCCAAACTTTAACTTTTTGATCATCTCCATATGAAGAAGATTTTTCATCAatacaaatacaaaaattaacttCGTGCTCTCTAACAGAGCTGGTATTCCTGTTTCCTAATGTTATACAAATAAatattcttcttttccttttgacATCTATTTTAGTTTACAAATATATTTGCCCAACAGATGCATCCATGTTTAATGGATGAACTGGGGGCTTTAATCCGGATTCCCAATCCAACTCATGTACATGAAGTCTACTTACACTGTGACAAGCCTCACACTCTGCGTCGTATATATTTTATGTTCGTTGCTCGTGTTGAACATTCACTTTCATTTTTCTGATCAGTAAGCATCCAATAGCTCACTTCTATACCTTACCAATAATCACCACACGAACATTTGCCATGCTTGAAAGAGTGAAACCGTCGAGAATCCCTCATAACAATCTCCACGCCCTCAACTTGTGAAGTAAATTTTATCCAATTATGGCAATCTGTACAAACTCTCAAATTCTTGAACACCCTAATCACACCATTACTAGACCCTCTATGTACTAGGGCAAAAGATAATGCTAGCTTTTCACTATGGCAACTCAAAATTGCTTCCTTTTGTATCTCATCTAAATCATGACGAACACAACCGGTGAAGGGAAGATATCCAATTCTTCTACACTTCTGGTCAAGCTCGTCGAGCTTCTCGTATATCTTCTTCTGTGCCGGATGCATTTCGTCTCCCGCTACAAAGACATGTCTCTTATTACCTACCTCGACCCAACTACATCCAGCTTCCTTCTTCAGCCCTCTCTCCCGCATTGATCTTCTAACTGCAACCGCATCTTCCCACATTCCAAAAGAGGCATACAGATTAGAGAGAAGAACATGGGTGGTCTCGTCATCCTGTTCAAGCTCTAAAATCTTTGTTGCTACTCGAATACCTAGCTGGAGCTGCTTGTGCGCATGGCAAGCTCCAAGCAATACTTTCCAGAGGCATAGAGAAGAGTTTTTGCTTTCTCCTAGATGCGCAATTCCAGCTTGAATGATAGCTTCGGCCCTATTGAATTGACCAGACCGACCATATAAATCAACCATGCAAGCATAATGCTCGAAGTTCGGCTCTAAACCATAGCTTTTGCTCATCAAAGTGAAATAGTAGCCACCTTTTTCAACTAGACCAGTATGAGCACAAGCAGTGAGCAATCCAAGGAAGGTGACCGAGTTGGGTGTGAAGCCATCCCTTATCATCCTCTCGAATGTTTGAATAGATTCATCCGCCATGCCGTGATGTGCATACCCTGTAATCATGGCCGTCCATGAGAACACATCCCATCTCTCCATCCCTCGAAACACTTCCTCCGCATCCTTTACACTGCCGCATTTTGTATACATGGATATTAATGCATTGTTGATTGAGAAAAGGAAATGGCGAGAGCTTGGGGTATGGAGACAGTGTTTTACTGCTGAACCGTGGAGCTGTTTTCCCAATTTTACAGAAAACAACTTGCCGCATGTGGTAAGAAGAACTGAGAATGTTAGGTGATTGGGTTCGAAATCTCTTGTAAGCATTTCAACGAACAGTTTGATAGCATCATCGCCAAATCCATTCATGGAGCACCCACTGACCATTGCATTCCAAGAGTGGGAATCTCGCACCCCCATTTTACTGAATATTTTTTCGGCATCAACTAGCCTGCCATTCTTTGCATACATACTTATAAGTGCGTTACATACCAACACTTCAAGTGATTTTGGCAATgctctttttaatatataaccGTGAATTTCTCTCCCTATCTTGCAAGAATCAGGCACTACTGGATCAGATGGCAATCCACTAAGAAGAATGGCTAAAGTATGAAAATCATGTCTAATCCCAAGCAAGACCATTTTCTTGAATAACTCGAGAACTAGCCCAAATTGCTTGTTCCGTTCGTATCCTGCAAGCAGCGAGTTCCAACTTACAACATCACGAGAAGGCATTCTATCGAAAACCAATCTTCCTTTCGCCATGTCACCATACTTTCCATACATGATAATCAAGGAATTACCTACGCTTGTCTCACATTCGAGCCCGAATTTAGTCAGTTGCGCATGAACCTCCCTCCCCAACCTCCAAGCCGAGAGGCTCGATACACAACTCAACACACTGAGGAACGTGATCCTATTCGGCTTTGGAAGCCTTCGGCCCTCTGGCCGGGTCAGTAATCTAAACAGATCTATCGCATTCTGGTATTCCTCATTTAGATCAAGACCTGATATCACAGCGTTCCACGAAACCACATCTGTCCGATCCATTGCCCAAAACACCTTGTATGCGTCATCCATGCGACCGCATTTTGCATACATGGTaataagagagttaagcatctTCGTCTTATCCTCCACCATCTGCTCCTTGACAATCATTGCATGTATCATCTTCCCCATCTCCACATTTTCGCCCGACGAGCACGCGTGGATTATTATAGCATAGGTTGCATCAGTCAAAAGAGGTTGCGCTACACCAAGCACGGCCACGAACAAGACGAAGCACTCGCGGTACCGGCCATGGTAGGCATAGGCCGACATGATGGAATTCCACGTGGGTGCATCGCCTTCGCAAGCTAAAGAGACTTGGTCGAACACTTGGCGGGCTTCTTCGAGGAGGCCGACTGTCGAATACATGGTTATGAGAGAAGCCCGAATACGGCGCTCCAGAGAGAGGCCGAGACAGACTGACTTGGCATGGAGCTGTTCACCGAGGCTCGATCCGGGCAGGCGCGAGCTGGCTTTCAGGAGGCTGGCGAGAGCGGACTCATCTGGGCTCCACCCGGACTTCAAGAATTCGACGAAGAGATCGAGTGCATGGGAGAAGTTCCCTTGTTTGGTGTTGGACAAGACGAGAGAGGAGTGGGAAGAGAAATTGGCGGTACACTtgggcatttcatcaaacagctTACGGGCGCAATCAGCATTGGCTGTCCTAATAAGCGACCGGCGAGTGGTATTTTGAAGGAAGGTGATTGAGTGGGCTGCCGGGTTTGGGAAGAGGAGGGGTTGTTGGATGGTGAATGACATTGTttgctttcctttttcttttcctttttttttatatatatgttttctatatttatttatattttcaggaATGCTTTTACAGGTTATTATCTGGAAGTACGTAAGAAGTGAAGATAACGAACAGCAAGATATTTAAACCAGAAGACGCCGGATAACATCacaaaagagataaaaagaaggggcaattgcttattaagctttgaaaagttttcgactttttaatttattcctcttagaatgctaatattgaaaatattctttttacgttcaaatttatttctaatatactcccagagttaaaatatgttaataaacgctgttatctttataaaattactattttatcctttcaaatatacccttctatcatcgccgactttttcttatttgcccttaagttagagGTACAAAAAgaattttgctttttggtcttttcgaatatacccttctaacatcaccaatatttcttatttgtccttaagttaaggacaatagtggcattttaattttttttaactgtggtagatatttaactcacgtttaacctaagttaacttaacgggtggtaactaTAGGGTATTTTCGAATAACGGAAAaatatatgaagggtatattagaaaaagaaaaaaaaagataggaataaatgagatattttcgaagttttaagaggtatataggcaattattcctaaAAAGAAATTATCAGATTGCtatacaaatattaaaattgataaaaactgTAAATTTTATAACTATTTTGATCAACCACTTTAGTTTTGAATTATGTTAATAATTTAAGAATTTGTAATTCCATCGCAGCTAAATTAACTCAAATACCCCAATCTTGACTGCTTCATAATTTAGACTAGTggaggcccgcgcttcgcggcgggaaaTTTATATTCCAGAAATTAAAAGTATATAATTTCGAAATATTTAAGGCATGTTTTCGTAATTTAGTATTTATATAGAGTTTTGTTGGagtaaaattttcttaaattataaacttttatgTATATAGaaggattttgtttttttattatgatttttattgGCAAAGTGTTTGTGTATGATTACGAAAAGATATGATTATCTATATTTAACTATAATTTTGTTATCTTACTTACTATGGATTTTCAGACAGTTAAGCTGAACTGTTGAGAGTAAGGAGTTATGCAGGAAAGTCTTTGTTAGCAAAGAGTTTGTATATGAGGGGAGAACGATGTTATTACTATTAGAGTTGTTTCAAAGAGTTTGTGGGTAATGGAGAAAAGTTGTTATTAATATTAGGGTCTCTtctattgaatattttttagaattcaGATTAATAATAGTTTTTACTATAGGGGAAGAATGAACTTATCTTAGTTAACTGCTGTATCCAACTTTTGTGTTTGAATTCGAATTAGATCCTGCGCTAATTTTccaaatatagtaaaatttgcTATGCATTTGGGTTGACATATTTAAAGGATAAAAAAGGAATATGAACATGGGAAAATGTTATTTTCCAAAACATTTGTGGAGAAATTGATTTTTGGCCACCATAAGTATAATTCACTGTAATTTTGATTCCTTATTATGAATTTAGTATGAAATCTTTTGAGATAGGAAAAGCTGTTATTGATTTAAGATTATCTACAAAGAGTTTGTGTATGATGGAGAAAAGGTGTTATTAATATTAGTGGCTATTATATAGGGAAA encodes the following:
- the LOC109720333 gene encoding pentatricopeptide repeat-containing protein At2g01510, mitochondrial-like; protein product: MSFTIQQPLLFPNPAAHSITFLQNTTRRSLIRTANADCARKLFDEMPKCTANFSSHSSLVLSNTKQGNFSHALDLFVEFLKSGWSPDESALASLLKASSRLPGSSLGEQLHAKSVCLGLSLERRIRASLITMYSTVGLLEEARQVFDQVSLACEGDAPTWNSIMSAYAYHGRYRECFVLFVAVLGVAQPLLTDATYAIIIHACSSGENVEMGKMIHAMIVKEQMVEDKTKMLNSLITMYAKCGRMDDAYKVFWAMDRTDVVSWNAVISGLDLNEEYQNAIDLFRLLTRPEGRRLPKPNRITFLSVLSCVSSLSAWRLGREVHAQLTKFGLECETSVGNSLIIMYGKYGDMAKGRLVFDRMPSRDVVSWNSLLAGYERNKQFGLVLELFKKMVLLGIRHDFHTLAILLSGLPSDPVVPDSCKIGREIHGYILKRALPKSLEVLVCNALISMYAKNGRLVDAEKIFSKMGVRDSHSWNAMVSGCSMNGFGDDAIKLFVEMLTRDFEPNHLTFSVLLTTCGKLFSVKLGKQLHGSAVKHCLHTPSSRHFLFSINNALISMYTKCGSVKDAEEVFRGMERWDVFSWTAMITGYAHHGMADESIQTFERMIRDGFTPNSVTFLGLLTACAHTGLVEKGGYYFTLMSKSYGLEPNFEHYACMVDLYGRSGQFNRAEAIIQAGIAHLGESKNSSLCLWKVLLGACHAHKQLQLGIRVATKILELEQDDETTHVLLSNLYASFGMWEDAVAVRRSMRERGLKKEAGCSWVEVGNKRHVFVAGDEMHPAQKKIYEKLDELDQKCRRIGYLPFTGCVRHDLDEIQKEAILSCHSEKLALSFALVHRGSSNGVIRVFKNLRVCTDCHNWIKFTSQVEGVEIVMRDSRRFHSFKHGKCSCGDYW